The Novosphingobium sp. Gsoil 351 genome contains the following window.
GACGAGGCTCGACAGGTCGCGACTGTCACGGTCGGCAGCATCGAGAATCCCCTGTAGATGGAAGGGGGTGAATGAAGCCGAGTTGATCGCGAAGCGTTCGACAAGTTCGGCCGCAATCGCGGGATCCCACTGGTCGGTAAGCACAAGCTCTGTTTGCCCTGCCAGGAACCGCATTAACGTGATTGCCCCGGCAACATGGCCCGGCGGCCATGGCGAGAAAACGCGTTCGACTTCCAGCTCGCGACGCTCCCAATTCGTCGCCACGATCTCGGCCAGCAAGGAGCGATGCGAATGGCGCACCCCCTTGGGATCGGCCGTGGTGCCGGAGGTGTAGACCAGCATCGCCATGGTCTCGGGATCGACTGTCATTTTAGGAACCGGTTCGCAGGGCTGCTCAAACACACTCCAGGACAAAGCTTCAGATGGAGCTTCCCCGATTACGATATGGTGCTGGAGCGTTGGCAAGGATCCGCAATCCGCCAGGATGCGCACGAAGTCTGCTTTTCGGAAGCGGTCGGGGGTGATGAGAACTTTTGCCTTGGACTGGCGCAGGATGAAGCCGAGTTCCTTCGCACGGTAGGTCGACACCACGGGAAGCAGAATAGCACCGCAGCGCGCAATCGCGACGGCTGCAACAAGCCATTCCGACCAGGCTGGCAGCTGCACCGCGACAATGTCTCCAGGCTCCACACCCAGGCGGTGGAGCGCCGATCCCACTAATTCCCCCCGCCGATAAATCTCTCCTAGTGAGAGATCTGCAGGACGGACTTTTGAAACGACCACAAGACGCCGGTCGGGGCTGGAGGCAGCGGCCCGCTGGTAAAGCTTATCCAGCGTTGATGCTCCGGCGGTCATCAGGCGATGATCTTGGCTTCTCGGTACGCCGCGATTTCGACGTCAGAATAGCCGATCTCTCGCATGATTTCGTTTGTGTGTTCGCCGATCGCAGGACAAGCGCGGCGGAAGGCGACCGCCAGGTCGCCAAAGTTCCAGAATGCGCCTGGCTGTTCGACAATCCCGTAGAGCGGCTGCTTGAGTTTCGAGACGAGATTCAAGGTATGATTCGCTGGATCGTCGAAGAAGCGGTTCATCGCATCACGAAATTTTACCATGTCGCAAGGCACCCCAGCCCACTCCAACTCCGCGAGTAGTTCAGGTGCCGCTTTCGCACGGGCCTTTGTTGCGAAGTCATCTTCGTCCGAACCAAGGACCGAAC
Protein-coding sequences here:
- a CDS encoding class I adenylate-forming enzyme family protein, producing the protein MTAGASTLDKLYQRAAASSPDRRLVVVSKVRPADLSLGEIYRRGELVGSALHRLGVEPGDIVAVQLPAWSEWLVAAVAIARCGAILLPVVSTYRAKELGFILRQSKAKVLITPDRFRKADFVRILADCGSLPTLQHHIVIGEAPSEALSWSVFEQPCEPVPKMTVDPETMAMLVYTSGTTADPKGVRHSHRSLLAEIVATNWERRELEVERVFSPWPPGHVAGAITLMRFLAGQTELVLTDQWDPAIAAELVERFAINSASFTPFHLQGILDAADRDSRDLSSLVNCLVGAAPVPTGLIARAEARGLRPYRSYGSSEHPTVTAGNPHDPIAKRLGSEGRPTCGCEITFVDEAGRQLPEGEEGELVTRGPELFQGYLDPALDAQAFLPDRWFRTGDIGRRDAEGYLVITDRIKDVIIRGGENISSREVEDVLFTHPNITESAVVAAPDERLGEIVCAFVVTGFGPQPTIASVRSYFSSVGAAPGKAPERLEIVSELPRNAIGKVLKQELRRRARSLAHAK